CGATGATTACACCAGAGATCAGCATGCATTTATGCATTTTGATTTAAGCAAACTTCATATATTTGATAAAAATACTGAAAAAAATATTTTAGTAGAACAATAATTAATAAAAATAAGACTGGAATAATTAATATTCTAGTCTTATTTTTTATCTAATTTCATATTCATTATTTTAATTATTTCTAAAAAGATGTAAAATAGTTCTGTAACTAAATTTTTTATAAAAATAAATTATAATGCCATTATTTATTTTATAATACATTTGATTTCTTTTCAATTTCAGTTTATATCAATACATATTTTCTAACAAAATATACTTAAAAAACAATTGCAATAAAAATATTTTTATTATATAATTATTTATTGATTTTTTATTTAAGGATTTCTATTATGCCAGCTAACTTAAAAGAAGCTCTAACCTTTGATGATGTATTATTAATACCGCAAGAATCTGATATACTTCCAAAAGATGTGTCTTTAGAGAGAAAATTAACCAAAAAAATTACACTAAAAACTCCATTAATAAGCTCCCCTATGGATACTGTAACAGAATCTCAAATGGCAATAGCAATGGCTTTATGCGGAGGTTTGGGTGTTATACATAAAAACATGCCTTTAGAACAGCAGGCTAAAGAAGTAGAAATTGTAAAAAGTTTTAATAATATACAAGACAAACAAAAAGCAAGCATCAATGAAAAAGGTTCTTTAATTGCTGCTGCTGCCATAGGAATATCAGAAGATAGATATGAAAGAACAGAAAAGTTGATAGAAGCCGGCGTAGACATAATAGTAATAGATACAGCACATGGACATTCAAAAAATGTATTAAATGCCATAGCAGATATTAAAAAGAAATATTCTCAAGTGGAGGTTATAGCTGGAAATATTGCCACAAAAGAAGGGGCTAAAGCTTTAATTGATGCGGGAGTTGATGCTATAAAGATTGGTATTGGTGCTGGTTCTATATGTACTACAAGAATTATTGCAGGTGTTGGAGTGCCGCAGCTTACCGCTATAGAAGATGCTTCCGAGGTAGCTAAACAAAACAATGTTGGAGCTATTGCTGATGGAGGTATAAAATATTCTGGAGATATAGTAAAAGCTTTTGCTATAGGAGCTGACGCTGTTATGGCAGGGGGGCTTTTCTCTTCTACTTATGAGGCTCCAGGTGATGTTATTATAATAGACGGCAAAAAATATAAACCTTATAGGGGAATGGGTTCTGTGGGAGCTATGCTTCACGGAAGTAAAGACAGATATTTTCAAAGCGAGGTTGTAAATAAATCTAAGTTTGTGCCTGAAGGCATAGAGGGTGTTACCGAATATAAGGGACATGTTGCTGATGTTGTTTATCAGATTACTGGCGGTATACGTGCTGGTATGGGCTATATTGGTGCTAAAACTATAGAAGAATTACAGAAAAAAGCAATATTTCTTAAAATTACAAATCAAGGGCTTGCTGAAAGCCATGTACATGATGTAAAAATTACTTCTAAAGCTCCTAATTATTAAAAGTTTATAAATTTACTTTATATTATACTAAAATTTCTACATAGAAAAGAAGCTATTTAATTTATATTATAGACATAAAAAAGAGGCTTATATAAAAGCCTCTTTTATTATTTGTTTTAATTAAAATCAAACACCAAGTGAAATTATAGCAAAATTTTTGATAGAAGCAGCAGCACCAGCCTCTTTAGATATTTCATCTATTAAACTTTTGATAGATATTTTATTGTCTGTAAATAATTTTTGGTCTATAAGAACACTTTCAGAATACCAAGAGTTCATTTTACCTTCAACTATTTTTGCTACCATATTTTCTGGTTTGCCGGCATCTCTTACCTGTTTTTCAAATATTTCTTTTTGCTCATTAACAGCATTAGGGTCAATTCCTTCTCTGTTTAAAGCTAAAGGTTTTTCACTAGCAACATGCATAGCTATTTGATTTGCTATCTCTAAACATTTTCCTTTAGGCTTAACATCAAACTCAACGATAGTAACAAGTTTATTATTGAAATGGACATAGCTTCCAAAGAAACCATCTGTCTTCATAACTTTTACTTCTGCAAGTACTGTTTTCTCTCCCCATTTTTGCATACCTTCGTTTATCATAGCTTGAATAGTTTCGCCATTCTCACCTTTAGTATTTAGAAGAGTATCAACAGTAGCATTATCAACTGTCATAGCAGTTTTAGCAATGCTTTTAGCTAAATTAACAAACAATTCATTTTTAGCAACGAAGTCAGTTTCGCATTGAAGCTCTATACAAGCAATTTGAGTTTTATCATCATTAACACAAAAACCTATAGAACCTTCTTTAACTGTACGTTCGCTTTTTTTAGCAGCAACAGCTGTACCTTTTTCTTTTAATAGGCGAATAGCCTTATCCATATCACCATCAGCTTCTTGAAGAGCTTTTTTACATTCCATAATACCTATACCAGTACGCTCTCTAAGCTCTTTAATAGTATCCATACTAATATTTGCCATTTTTTTATCCTTTATTTAATTTTTTTATTTTTTAGTCTTGGTCGTCTTGGTCAGAAACACCATACTGTTCAGCGATAGCTTCAGCAGCTTCAGTAGCACTATTATCATAAACCTCTTCAGCAATCTCGCCAGTAGATTCATGTTTAGCTAAAGTTTCTTTTCCAGCTTCATTTTGTCCGTCTATAATAGCAGAAGATATAACACCTGCAAATAAACTTATAGCTCTAATAGCATCATCGTTTCCAGGTATAGGATAATCTATAAGTTCTGGGTTACAGTTAGTATCTACTACAGCAACTACAGGTATTCCTAATTTTCTTGCTTCACTTACAGCAATATGTTCTTGCATAGGGTCTATTACAAATATCATATCTGGTAAGTTTTCCATATCTTTAATGCCTGCAAAGTTCTTTTCTAATTTATCTTTTTCTTTAAGAAGGAGTATTACTTCTTTTTTAGGCAATTTATCAAAAGTACCATCAACCTCTTCTTTTTCTATTCTTTTAAGTCTAGCAATACTTTTTTTGATAGTAGCGAAGTTAGTAAGCATACCGCCCAACCAACGATTATTAACATAATACATATCGCATTTTTCAGCAGCTTCTTTTATACTTTGTGAAGCTTGTTTTTTAGTACCTACAAAAAGTATATTTCCGCCGTTTCTTGACATTTCTTTAACAGCATCATAAGCTTTTTTTACATAAGTTAAAGTTTTCATTAGGTCAATGATGTGTATATCATTTCTCTCCTGAAAAATAAAAGGTTTCATTTTAGGGTTCCATTTTCTAGTTTGATGTCCGAAATGAACTCCTGCCTCTAAGAGGTCTTTCATAGCTGGTAATGACATAAGCATATCCTTTAAAATAAAATAGAGTACCGATTAAGGCACCCTATATCCATAAATTTCTAAACTATTACTATATTAAAAAAATCATAATGCTTTGATTACTAATATTTAAGTAACAATGTCTTTTTATTTAAGATAATTTATAAAAAAATATCTTTAAAGAACATTTTGCTATTATGGAAAAGTTTACCAATTAAATCGGCTTTTCAATATCATAACATTATTACACAAAAAAGTCAATTATCAAAAAATATTTATTTATAACAATGAATATGTTTAATACTATTGTAATTTTATTAAGATATCAAAACGTTAAAATTATAAGCAGTTTTAATAATTCTGACAAAACACAAAATAAAATTGTCATAGGCTTGAAAAAAAAAATCTTATATTATAAACTACTATATAATTTAAAATGAGAGAGCGGATATAAAATATGAAAAAAATTATTACAGCACTACTATTTATTTTAAGTATTAATGCATTTGCAATTGATGATATGTTAGATAAAGATAATATGCACAACCTTATAGATGGGGTAAACTCTACAAGAGCAGGTAGTGATAGAGTAAGCACAATTTATAATTTTTCACCGCTTATGAATCATAATACGCCTTTTAAACTTGGTGTTTCTATATTAGATTTAAGATATATGTTTGACAACACAATCACAAACTCTCAAGGAGAGCAAAACTTTGCAATAGCTCCTAAAGGTTTTATTGGTTTAAGTTATGGTATATTCGGTATAGGATATCAATTTAATTTATACAATAATTTAAATGAAAAAAATGCCCCTATAATATCCACCCACTCAGCATCTTTTGGCTTAGCAACGGATAAATACAGATTATCACTCCCTGTATCTTTTGGTGTTGCTGATGGAAGCCGTTACGGCGCCAAATTAGCCATAAGCACAACTCCTAAATTCACATTTCTTTTTAGAGGCGGATTATTAGATGAGTTTACTATATCATTACATTATGGAATACAATTATCTTCAATTACAAATAATATAACAGATACCTCAGTTGCTCCTATGGTGATAGGAGGAAGTTTATACGGTACTGTCATGCTTTCAAGATTTGACAGTGCTCCTGTACAGATAAGTTTGCCTATAAAACTTGCTTTCTATTATGGTATAAAGAGCAGATGGGCTACTATTGATGCTGCTTATGCTGAAGATATGTTATTCAATTATTTATACAATGAAGACGGAGAGCGTGCTACAGACAGTATGCGTTTTTATGTAATGCTTCCTGCTAAATTTGAATCTAAACTCGGAGCTTTATATTATTATATTATGCCAAGACTTATGTTTGAAGGAAATATTTATAAAACTACTGGTTTATATAAACTTTATTATGGTATAGAGGGAGAATTGCAAGTTACATTAATAGAGAACCTTACATTCGGTCTTACTGCTTATGCTGATGGTCAGGGTTTAATGCGTAAAGACAAAGATTTTGAAATTAATAATGCCTTTGGTGCTGGAATAGATATTTGGGGTATATGGAGATACTAATATTGTAATTTTCATTTAATAAAATATAATACTCTCTAATATAAGAATAAAAAGAAAAAATAGGGAGTATTATAAGTGAATATTTTAGTTATAAATGGAAGCCCCAAAGGAAACGGCAGCATTACTTTACAAACATTGCTTTTTTTAGAGAAAGCTTTTACAAATCATAATTTCTCTTTTTTAAATGCCGCTCAAAAAATAAGATACTACGAAAAAAACTTTGATGAAGTAGAAAAAGAAATAAATAAAGCAGATATAATAATATTTGCCTACCCTGTTTATACTTTTTTAGTGCCATATCAACTGCATAGATTTATAGAATTATTAAAAGAAAAGAATATTGACTTATCTCAAAAATATGCCACACAAGTATCAACATCAAAACACTTTTATGATACAACAGCTCATAAGTTTGTAGAAGAAAATTGTTTAGATTTGAATCTTAAATACCTCAAAGGGTTTTCTGCTGATATGGACGACTTGCTTACAAAGAAAGGTCAGAAAGAAGCTATAGAGTTTTTTAATTATTTAATATTTTCTGCCAAAAACAATATATACATAAACTCTAATAATAATAAAGAAAAAAATAATATTAATATTTATAAAAAACAAGTTGAAACTACATCTATTAAAGATGAGAATAAAGATGTTGTTATAGTTACAAACTGTGCTAAAGATGACACTAATTTAAGAAATATGATAGAAGATTTTAAGGCTATGTTTAATTACAACACAAGAGAGATAAACATTAGAGAGTATAAATTTCATGGCGGATGTATGGGTTGTTTCGGATGTGCTATTACGGGTAAATGTGTTTATAAAGATGGATTTGATGAGTTTCTAAGAAGAGAGATACAAAAGGCTAATGCTATTATTTATGCTTTTACTATAGAAAATCATTATACGCATTCAAGTTTTAAGATTTATGAAGATAGACAATTTTGCAATGGTCATAGAATGGTTACAGAGGGTATGCCTGTTGGTTACATTGTAGCGGGTGATTATGAAAAAGAATATAATTTACAAACGCTCATTGAAGCTCGATGTGAAGTTGGAGGGAATTTTTTAACTTATGTTGCAAACGATAATAAAAACAACACTTTAGAAGAATTAAAAAAACTCTCTCACACTATGAATTATGCTATAATAAACAAATGCTCACGTCCAAAAAATTTTTACGGCATAGGCGGAATGAAAATATTTAGAGATTTAATATATATTATGCAAGGAATAATGAAAGCTGATCATAAATATTATAAAAAACATAATATATATGATTTTCCTCAAAAACAAAGAGGAAGAATGCTTCAGATGAAATTAGCAGGATATTTAATGTCTATTCCAAGCGTACAAAAGAAGATGAGAGGCAAAATGAATCAATATATATTAATGCCGTATAAAAAAGTAATAGACAAAACTTACAAATAATGAGTAATATACAGAGTTATTTTAAAATCTTATATTTTAGATATTTTTGGTGTACTTACCCCACCGCTGTGAATATTTCATCAAAAAATAAAATTATTTTCTAAAGCATCTCATTAAGAGTAAAAAACTTTTCACGGTGGGTGAAATTTTAATATATATATTAAAAAAACAAAAAGGTATATCTAGCATATACCTTTTTTCTCAACTATCACTTAAAATATAATTATATTACTTAACTCTGTCTCCTGTGCTGTAATAATAAACCCACTTAGCTATATTTTCAGCGTGGTCTCCCATCTTCTCAAAATACTTAGCTATCATCATCAAATATATAGCCTGATCTGCATTCTCAGTGCCGCTCTTTATTAAATTAACCATAGCATCACGCATCTTGTAGAATAATTTATCCACATAATCATCTCTCTCTATAACACTCTTAGATAATTCTCCATTTTTCTCTTTAAATGCCTTAAGACAATTATTAATCATCTCATCAATAATATTAGACATCTCTATTATAGTTTCAATATTATTTTTATATACATTTCCTTCTAATAAAAATCTAAGTAAATCGCATATATCTTTAGCCTGGTCCCCTATTCTCTCTAAATCCGTAGCTATTTTTAATGCTGATGAAACTATTCTTAAATCTGTTGCCACTGGGTGCTCTAATAATAGCATTTTTAATGATGAGCTTTCTATTCTGTAAGATATTCTATTTATATTTCTGTCATTTTCTATAACTTGATTTGCTAATTCAATATCACCATTTGTTAAAGCTTTTGTAGAGTTTCTTAAAGCCTCTATTATCATATCTCCTGCTTCAACAACATATTCTGTTAATTTATTTAATTCTTCTTCAAATTTTTTCATTTTTTTAACTCCGTTTTTTATTAAAAATAATAAACAATAAAAATCAACCAAATCTTCCAGTGATGTATCTCTCTGTTCTTTGGTCTTGTGGTTTAGAAAATATATCTTCAGTATCTCTATATTCTATAATCTCACCAAACAAAAAGAAAGCCGTTTTATCAGAAACCCTCATAGCCTGCTGCATATTATGAGTAACTATTACTATAGTGTATTCATTTTTAAGCTCATCAACAAGGTCTTCAATTTTACCAGTGCTTATTGGGTCTAATGCACTTGTAGGCTCGTCCATGAGAAGTATTTTAGGATTAACCGATAAAGCCCTCGCAATGCATAATCTCTGCTGCTGACCTCCAGAAAGCCCTAAAGCATTTTTATTAAGTCTGTCTTTTATGTCGTCCCAAACAGCTGCCTTTGTTAAACTATATTCAACTATCTCATCTAACTCAGATTTCTTTTTTATTCCAAAAGTCCTTGGTCCATAAGCAATATTGTCATAAACACTCATAGCAAAAAGATTAGATTTCTGAAAAACCATTCCTACATTTTTTCTCAAATATGATACATTAACATTTTTATTATATATATTAACTCCAGCTATTTCTATATCCCCTTCTATTTTGCAGTTTGGAATTAAATCATTCATTCTATTAAATGTTTTTAAAAGAGTAGATTTTCCGCAGCCAGAAGGACCTATAAAAGCTGTTACGCTGTTTTTGTTTATATCAATATTTATCTTTTTTAAAGCCTGAAAAGATTCATAATATAAATCTAAATCTCTAACTTTAATAGCTATATCAGTATCAAAATTGAAGGTTAGTGTATTATTTAATTCATTAGCCATATATATTTAATCCTCTTAGAAATTTAATAATCTTTTTTTAATTTTGTATTCACTAAAAATAATGAAGCATTAAGAAGTATAACCATTATAAGCAAAATGCTTGCGGTAGCGAACGTTTGATTAATGTAAAGCCCCTCGCTTGAAAACATCCACATCATAACAGAAAAAGAACTTCCCGCACTAAAATAACCCTTAGGCATATACCTAACCGCACCTGCAGTATATATTAAAGCAGCACTCTCTCCAACTATCCTACCAATACTTAAAATAACAGAAGTCATTATTCCAGAGAAACCGCAAGGCAAAACTATCTTAAATATTGTTCTCACCTTTGAAGCCCCTAATGCTAAACTACCCTCTCTTAAACTTGGTGGAATTGATAGCAATGTTTCTTCTGTTTGTCTTATTATAGAAGGAAGTATTATTAACACTAATGTGAGAGAACCCGCTAATATGCTTCTTCCCATGCCAAACAAATTAGCAAATACCAACATACCAAAAAGCCCAAACACTATTGAAGGTATTCCTGATAAACTGTCTGTAAATATTCTTATTATAGATATTAACTGACTCTTTGCTTTTGAATATTCTGTTAAATAAATAGCAGCAAATACTCCTAATGGAATAGCTATTATTAAAGACATAAAAAGCATCATAGAAGTAGAAACTATTGCAGGCAAAAGCGTCATTTGTGAATTGTTGCTTTCTCCAAAAAGTAAATTTAATGTTATATGAGGAAGTCCTCTAATAAGTATAAATAATACTATAAAAACTAAAAGCAGTGTAGATACAATAGAAGCAAACACAGAAATATATTCTAAAATATTAGCTTTTATAGTACTCATTTTCATGTCAAACTTCTTAAAAGAAAAATCATTTATATTTGTTTTAAGCTCTTTATTTTTTCTAAAAAGATTAGAAAAAGAAAATGAAAAATACAAATTATTTCTTTTTAGAATAGAAAGCACTATATTGATTATAAGTATAAATATTAGCAGCACAAAAGCAGTTGCAATTAATGCTGACCTGTGATTGCCTGTTGCATATCCCATCTCTAATGCTATATTAATAGTCATAGTTCTAAAATATGAGAATAAATCTTTAGGTATAAAAGGAGCATTACCTGCCACCATCATAACAGCCATAGTTTCCCCAATAGCCCTACCCATACCAAGTACTATAGCAGAAAATATACCCGACTTTGCAGCCTTTACTATAACACCAAAAATAGCTTGTGAATGAGTATTTCCCAAAGCCCTTGCACCATCATAATAATACTTATAAACAGCCTCTAAATTGTATCTTGTAATTGATGTTATAGTAGGAAGTATCATTATAGCAAGTATTATAGAACTCGCTAACACTCCATCACCTACATTGTTTGGAGAGAAGTTTTTTAAGAAAGGCACTAATACCACCATTCCAAAAAA
This window of the Brachyspira pilosicoli genome carries:
- the guaB gene encoding IMP dehydrogenase; the protein is MPANLKEALTFDDVLLIPQESDILPKDVSLERKLTKKITLKTPLISSPMDTVTESQMAIAMALCGGLGVIHKNMPLEQQAKEVEIVKSFNNIQDKQKASINEKGSLIAAAAIGISEDRYERTEKLIEAGVDIIVIDTAHGHSKNVLNAIADIKKKYSQVEVIAGNIATKEGAKALIDAGVDAIKIGIGAGSICTTRIIAGVGVPQLTAIEDASEVAKQNNVGAIADGGIKYSGDIVKAFAIGADAVMAGGLFSSTYEAPGDVIIIDGKKYKPYRGMGSVGAMLHGSKDRYFQSEVVNKSKFVPEGIEGVTEYKGHVADVVYQITGGIRAGMGYIGAKTIEELQKKAIFLKITNQGLAESHVHDVKITSKAPNY
- the tsf gene encoding translation elongation factor Ts, whose amino-acid sequence is MANISMDTIKELRERTGIGIMECKKALQEADGDMDKAIRLLKEKGTAVAAKKSERTVKEGSIGFCVNDDKTQIACIELQCETDFVAKNELFVNLAKSIAKTAMTVDNATVDTLLNTKGENGETIQAMINEGMQKWGEKTVLAEVKVMKTDGFFGSYVHFNNKLVTIVEFDVKPKGKCLEIANQIAMHVASEKPLALNREGIDPNAVNEQKEIFEKQVRDAGKPENMVAKIVEGKMNSWYSESVLIDQKLFTDNKISIKSLIDEISKEAGAAASIKNFAIISLGV
- the rpsB gene encoding 30S ribosomal protein S2; protein product: MSLPAMKDLLEAGVHFGHQTRKWNPKMKPFIFQERNDIHIIDLMKTLTYVKKAYDAVKEMSRNGGNILFVGTKKQASQSIKEAAEKCDMYYVNNRWLGGMLTNFATIKKSIARLKRIEKEEVDGTFDKLPKKEVILLLKEKDKLEKNFAGIKDMENLPDMIFVIDPMQEHIAVSEARKLGIPVVAVVDTNCNPELIDYPIPGNDDAIRAISLFAGVISSAIIDGQNEAGKETLAKHESTGEIAEEVYDNSATEAAEAIAEQYGVSDQDDQD
- a CDS encoding cell surface protein → MKKIITALLFILSINAFAIDDMLDKDNMHNLIDGVNSTRAGSDRVSTIYNFSPLMNHNTPFKLGVSILDLRYMFDNTITNSQGEQNFAIAPKGFIGLSYGIFGIGYQFNLYNNLNEKNAPIISTHSASFGLATDKYRLSLPVSFGVADGSRYGAKLAISTTPKFTFLFRGGLLDEFTISLHYGIQLSSITNNITDTSVAPMVIGGSLYGTVMLSRFDSAPVQISLPIKLAFYYGIKSRWATIDAAYAEDMLFNYLYNEDGERATDSMRFYVMLPAKFESKLGALYYYIMPRLMFEGNIYKTTGLYKLYYGIEGELQVTLIENLTFGLTAYADGQGLMRKDKDFEINNAFGAGIDIWGIWRY
- a CDS encoding NAD(P)H-dependent oxidoreductase, with translation MNILVINGSPKGNGSITLQTLLFLEKAFTNHNFSFLNAAQKIRYYEKNFDEVEKEINKADIIIFAYPVYTFLVPYQLHRFIELLKEKNIDLSQKYATQVSTSKHFYDTTAHKFVEENCLDLNLKYLKGFSADMDDLLTKKGQKEAIEFFNYLIFSAKNNIYINSNNNKEKNNINIYKKQVETTSIKDENKDVVIVTNCAKDDTNLRNMIEDFKAMFNYNTREINIREYKFHGGCMGCFGCAITGKCVYKDGFDEFLRREIQKANAIIYAFTIENHYTHSSFKIYEDRQFCNGHRMVTEGMPVGYIVAGDYEKEYNLQTLIEARCEVGGNFLTYVANDNKNNTLEELKKLSHTMNYAIINKCSRPKNFYGIGGMKIFRDLIYIMQGIMKADHKYYKKHNIYDFPQKQRGRMLQMKLAGYLMSIPSVQKKMRGKMNQYILMPYKKVIDKTYK
- the phoU gene encoding phosphate signaling complex protein PhoU, with product MKKFEEELNKLTEYVVEAGDMIIEALRNSTKALTNGDIELANQVIENDRNINRISYRIESSSLKMLLLEHPVATDLRIVSSALKIATDLERIGDQAKDICDLLRFLLEGNVYKNNIETIIEMSNIIDEMINNCLKAFKEKNGELSKSVIERDDYVDKLFYKMRDAMVNLIKSGTENADQAIYLMMIAKYFEKMGDHAENIAKWVYYYSTGDRVK
- the pstB gene encoding phosphate ABC transporter ATP-binding protein PstB: MANELNNTLTFNFDTDIAIKVRDLDLYYESFQALKKINIDINKNSVTAFIGPSGCGKSTLLKTFNRMNDLIPNCKIEGDIEIAGVNIYNKNVNVSYLRKNVGMVFQKSNLFAMSVYDNIAYGPRTFGIKKKSELDEIVEYSLTKAAVWDDIKDRLNKNALGLSGGQQQRLCIARALSVNPKILLMDEPTSALDPISTGKIEDLVDELKNEYTIVIVTHNMQQAMRVSDKTAFFLFGEIIEYRDTEDIFSKPQDQRTERYITGRFG
- the pstC gene encoding phosphate ABC transporter permease subunit PstC codes for the protein MSKNINKYKFNEIIDNIMRYIFFICSIFSVIVVFSICIFIFIYSVPIFKEVGFFKFVFGMNWSPSTKDFGILPMIVGSLYITILSVFLGGGFGFFTAVYISMFAPKNIRTILSQVIDLLAGIPSIVYGFFGMVVLVPFLKNFSPNNVGDGVLASSIILAIMILPTITSITRYNLEAVYKYYYDGARALGNTHSQAIFGVIVKAAKSGIFSAIVLGMGRAIGETMAVMMVAGNAPFIPKDLFSYFRTMTINIALEMGYATGNHRSALIATAFVLLIFILIINIVLSILKRNNLYFSFSFSNLFRKNKELKTNINDFSFKKFDMKMSTIKANILEYISVFASIVSTLLLVFIVLFILIRGLPHITLNLLFGESNNSQMTLLPAIVSTSMMLFMSLIIAIPLGVFAAIYLTEYSKAKSQLISIIRIFTDSLSGIPSIVFGLFGMLVFANLFGMGRSILAGSLTLVLIILPSIIRQTEETLLSIPPSLREGSLALGASKVRTIFKIVLPCGFSGIMTSVILSIGRIVGESAALIYTAGAVRYMPKGYFSAGSSFSVMMWMFSSEGLYINQTFATASILLIMVILLNASLFLVNTKLKKDY